The Meles meles chromosome 6, mMelMel3.1 paternal haplotype, whole genome shotgun sequence genome has a window encoding:
- the MLH3 gene encoding DNA mismatch repair protein Mlh3 isoform X2, translating into MIKCLSVEVQARLRSGLAICSLGQCVEELALNSIDAEAKCVAVRVNMETFQVQVIDNGLGMGSDDIDKVGNRYFTSKCNSLQDLENPRFYGFRGEALASIADMASAVEISSKKNRTGKTFVKLFQNGKALKACEADLTRPSAGTTVTVYNLFYQLPVRRKCMDPRLEFEKVRQRIEALSLMHPSISFSLRNDVSGSMVLQLPKTKDVCSRFCQIYGLGKSQKLREIKFKYKDFELSGYISSEGHYNKNMQFLFVNKRLILRTKLHKFIDFLLRKESIICKPKNGSATRQMNSSPRHRSNPELHGIYVINVQCQFCEYDVCMEPAKTLMEFQNWDTVLVCIQEGVKMFLKKEKLFVELSGEDIKEFSEDNDFSLFSATLQKHVPSDEKGDQASFREACNTILDSYEMFNCQSKPVKRKAAIENMRNTQNSRDSEDTRKETDDSFLCVYESDGPGHSKVMESSLQIKESSCSESRILEQQTAEVSESGENEKHKELCLELNCSEDPGGTSSEMFTSPFQTSYCFEKSGDGLEIQNATTIVNGMVTSILENNGTQNQLERFKDATEMGCQPLPFATTLSRVHGAQREEEKRKKQPSNCGKINIFSYGQVKLCSTGFITHVVQNEQTKSTEREHSLKNYIQPGPSSAKETFVNRACHSVETPNIEDRTSILSKELAQLSNKKLCRTNTNFGQENKPTATHKNISISQESSKSYIGYLLSDTSSSSWCIPLSNGNKKIDELIGSSKPIARKKLRLSSQLGSLEKFKRQYGKVKNPLNIEVEENNNFEISTSLSPQTEPDIPWTDQNHLDSSDICKVTSVKHKDPNNSCQTVSHILYSKKFPFSNEEDCLEQQTPCLRQSPITLKELPHFNRKPLCVKQSPKSLASKLSRMKGSERETQAMEMMSHFDELPLSDSRRKDHDLCSGLTLDSCKLFQSEYEKVESGIIPVLDSVTQDNSFNKDSETYSNNNTTGNSLIPETPLVLPCNHSNVVSKDSDVLVASEPQIGSPDSPSRMSVGHVEDSTSDQNGPCFQSEEFIPRTCSVDEESSTCSLDWQQHFDVALGRMVYINKITGLSTFTAPTEDVRATCTKDLTTVAVEIIHENDTVVDEPVGRESLQSLFTEWENPVFARYPEVAVDVSSGQAKSLVVKIHNVLYPYRFTKEMIHSMQVLQQVDNKFIACLMSTKTEENGEAGGNLLVLVDQHAAHERVRLEQLITDSYEKQKPQGSGRKKLLSSIVSPPLEIKVTEEQRRLLRCYHKNLEDLGLEITFPDTSDSLVLVGKVPLCFVEREANELRRGRAPVTKSIVEEFIREQVELLQTTGAIQGTLPLTVQKVLASQACHGAIKFNDGLSPEESCRLIEGLSRCQLPFQCAHGRPSMLPLADIEHLEQERQIKPNLAKLRKMAQAWHLFGKAERCDDARQSLEASMPPCEPP; encoded by the exons ATGATCAAGTGCTTGTCAGTTGAAGTACAAGCCAGATTGCGTTCTGGGTTGGCTATATGCTCCTTAGGCCAGTGTGTTGAGGAGCTTGCCCTCAACAGTATTGATGCTGAAGCAAAATGTGTGGCTGTCAGGGTGAACATGGAAACCTTCCAAGTTCAAGTGATAGACAATGGACTCGGGATGGGGAGTGATGATATAGACAAGGTGGGAAATCGTTATTTCACTAGTAAATGCAACTCTCTACAGGACTTGGAGAATCCCAGGTTTTATGGTTTCCGAGGGGAGGCCTTGGCAAGTATCGCTGACATGGCCAGCGCTGTGGAAATTTCATCCAAGAAAAACAGGACAGGGAAAACTTTTGTGAAACTGTTTCAGAATGGAAAAGCCCTGAAAGCTTGTGAAGCTGACTTGACTAGACCAAGTGCTGGGACAACTGTAACAGTATATAACCTGTTTTATCAGTTACCTGTAAGAAGGAAATGCATGGATCCTAGACTGGAATTTGAGAAGGTTAGGCAGAGAATAGAAGCTCTCTCACTCATGCacccttccatttctttctctttgagaaACGATGTTTCTGGTTCCATGGTTCTTCAGCTCCCCAAAACCAAAGACGTATGTTCCCGATTTTGTCAAATTTATGGACTGGGTAAGTCccaaaaattaagagaaataaaatttaaatataaggaCTTTGAGCTTAGTGGCTATATCAGCTCTGAAGGACATTATAATAAGAATATGCAATTTTTGTTTGTGAACAAAAGACTAATTTTAAGGACAAAGCTGCATAAATTCATTGACTTTTTACTGAGGAAAGAAAGTATTATTTGCAAGCCAAAGAATGGCTCTGCTACTAGACAAATGAATTCAAGTCCTCGGCATCGGTCTAATCCAGAACTCCACGGGATATATGTAATCAATGTGCAGTGCCAGTTCTGTGAATATGATGTGTGCATGGAGCCAGCAAAAACGCTGATGGAATTTCAGAACTGGGATACTGTTTTGGTTTGCATTCAGGAAGGagtgaaaatgtttttaaagaaagaaaaattatttgtggAATTATCAGGTGAGGACATTAAAGAATTTAGTGAAGATAatgattttagtttatttagtgcTACTCTTCAGAAGCATGTGCCCTCTGATGAGAAGGGTGACCAGGCCAGTTTCCGAGAAGCATGTAATACTATTTTGGATTCCTATGAAATGTTTAATTGTCAATCAAAACCTGTGAAAAGAAAAGCTGCTATAGAAAACATGAGAAACACACAGAATTCTAGAGATTCAGAAGATACCAGAAAAGAGACAGATGATTCATTTTTGTGCGTTTATGAATCAGATGGCCCAGGCCATAGTAAAGTGATGGAGTCATCTTTACAAATCAAAGAAAGCTCTTGCTCAGAATCAAGGATCTTGGAACAACAGACAGCTGAAGTATCAGAatcaggagaaaatgaaaaacataaagaacTTTGCTTAGAACTTAACTGTTCAGAAGATCCCGGTGGAACCAGTTCAGAAATGTTTACAAGCCCTTTTCAGACATCATACTGCTTTGAGAAGAGTGGGGATGGTCTAGAAATACAGAATGCAACTACTATTGTTAATGGCATGGTTACCAGTATCCTGGAAAATAATGGAACCCAGAATCAACTAGAGAGATTTAAAGATGCTACCGAAATGGGATGCCAACCTCTGCCTTTTGCGACAACATTATCGAGAGTACATGGTgctcagagggaggaagagaaaaggaaaaaacaacctagtaattgtggaaaaataaacatttttagttATGGACAAGTTAAGTTATGTTCCACTGGCTTTATAACTCATGTGGTACAAAATGAGCAAACTAAATCAACTGAAAGAGAACATTCGCTTAAAAACTATATTCAACCTGGTCCTTCGAGTGCCAAAGAAACATTTGTAAATAGAGCATGCCATTCAGTTGAGACTCCAAACATCGAAGACAGAACTAGCATTTTAAGTAAAGAATTGGCTCAACTGTCTAACAAAAAGTTATGCAGAACAAATACAAATTTTGGGCAAGAGAACAAACCTACAGCaactcataaaaatatttctatttctcagGAAAGTAGTAAATCATACATAGGTTACTTATTATCTGACACATCCTCTTCCTCTTGGTGTATACCTCTTTCAAATGGTAATAAGAAAATAGACGAATTAATTGGTTCCTCCAAACCCATAGCCCGCAAGAAGCTAAGATTAAGTTCACAACTAGGATCTTTAGAGAAGTTTAAGAGGCAATATGGGAAGGTTAAAAATCCTCTGAATAtagaagtagaagaaaataataattttgagatCTCTACCAGTCTCAGTCCTCAAACTGAACCTGACATTCCATGGACAGACCAGAATCACTTGGACAGCTCAGACATTTGTAAAGTCACTAGTGTGAAACATAAAGACCCAAATAATAGTTGTCAAACAGTAAGTCACATCCTTTACTCAAAGAAGTTTCCATTCTCCAATGAAGAAGATTGTTTGGAACAACAGACGCCTTGCTTAAGACAAAGTCCTATAACTCTAAAGGAGTTACCTCATTTTAACAGAAAACCTTTGTGTGTCAAGCAGTCTCCTAAATCTTTAGCCTCTAAATTATCCAGAATGAAAGGTTCGGAAAGAGAGACTCAAGCAATGGAAATGATGAGTCACTTTGATGAACTTCCACTATCAGATTCCAGGAGGAAAGACCATGACTTGTGCAGCGGGTTAACCTTAGATTCTTGTAAGTTATTTCAAAGTGAGTATGAAAAAGTAGAGAGTGGCATCATTCCAGTGTTGGACTCTGTCACACAGGATAATTCCTTCAATAAGGATAGTGAAACATACTCTAACAACAACACAACTGGGAACTCTTTGATACCAGAAACTCCTTTGGTGTTACCCTGTAATCATTCTAATGTTGTCAGTAAAGATTCAGATGTTCTTGTGGCTTCAGAACCACAGATAGGAAGTCCTGACTCTCCCAGTAGAATGTCAGTGGGTCACGTGGAAGATTCCACCTCTGACCAAAATGGACCGTGTTTTCAGAGTGAAGAGTTTATACCAAGAACTTGTTCTGTAGATGAAGAGTCAAGCACATGTTCTTTGGATTGGCAGCAGCATTTTGATGTGGCCCTGGGAAGAATGGTTTACATCAACAAAATAACTGGACTCAGCACATTCACTGCTCCCACTGAGGACGTTCGGGCTACTTGTACTAAAGACCTAACAACTGTAGCTGTGGAGATCATACATGAGAATG ATACTGTGGTGGATGAGCCTGTTGGTAGAGAATCACTTCAGTCTCTGttcacagaatgggaaaatcCAGTATTTGCTCGTTATCCAGAG GTTGCTGTTGATGTAAGCAGTGGCCAGGCCAAAAGCTTGGTGGTTAAAATTCACAACGTCTTATATCCTTATCGTTTCACCAAAGAAATGATTCATTCAATGCAG GTTCTCCAGCAAGTGGATAACAAGTTTATTGCCTGTTTAATGAGCACCAAGACTGAAGAGAATGGCGAAGCAG GTGGAAACCTGCTGGTCCTAGTGGATCAGCATGCTGCCCATGAGCGTGTCCGTTTAGAGCAGCTGATTACGG ATTCCTATGAGAAGCAAAAGCCACAGGGCTCTGGTCGGAAAAAATTACTGTCTTCCATTGTAAGTCCTCCACTAGAGATAAAAGTGACAGAGGAACAAAGGAGACTCTTACG GTGTTACCACAAAAATCTGGAAGACCTGGGCCTTGAAATTACATTTCCAGACACCAGTGATTCTCTGGTCCTTGTAGGAAAAGTGCCACTCTGTTTTGTAGAAAGAGAAGCCAATGAACTTCGAAGAGGAAGAGCCCCTGTGACCAAGAGTATCGTGGAG GAATTTATTCGAGAACAAGTAGAG CTACTTCAGACCACAGGAGCCATCCAAGGGACTTTGCCACTAACTGTCCAGAAGGTGTTGGCATCCCAAGCCTGCCACG GGGCCATTAAGTTTAATGATGGGCTGAGCCCAGAGGAGAGCTGTCGCCTTATTGAAGGCCTGTCCCGGTGCCAGCTGCCATTCCAGTGTGCTCATGGGAGGCCTTCTATGCTGCCCCTGGCTGACATAGAGCACTTGGAACAGGAAAGACAG ATTAAACCCAATCTCGCTAAACTTCGCAAAATGGCCCAGGCCTGGCACCTCTTTGGAAAAGCAGAAAGATGTGATGATGCAAGGCAAAGCCTGGAGGCATCCATGCCTCCTTGTGAGCCACCGTGA
- the MLH3 gene encoding DNA mismatch repair protein Mlh3 isoform X1 — MIKCLSVEVQARLRSGLAICSLGQCVEELALNSIDAEAKCVAVRVNMETFQVQVIDNGLGMGSDDIDKVGNRYFTSKCNSLQDLENPRFYGFRGEALASIADMASAVEISSKKNRTGKTFVKLFQNGKALKACEADLTRPSAGTTVTVYNLFYQLPVRRKCMDPRLEFEKVRQRIEALSLMHPSISFSLRNDVSGSMVLQLPKTKDVCSRFCQIYGLGKSQKLREIKFKYKDFELSGYISSEGHYNKNMQFLFVNKRLILRTKLHKFIDFLLRKESIICKPKNGSATRQMNSSPRHRSNPELHGIYVINVQCQFCEYDVCMEPAKTLMEFQNWDTVLVCIQEGVKMFLKKEKLFVELSGEDIKEFSEDNDFSLFSATLQKHVPSDEKGDQASFREACNTILDSYEMFNCQSKPVKRKAAIENMRNTQNSRDSEDTRKETDDSFLCVYESDGPGHSKVMESSLQIKESSCSESRILEQQTAEVSESGENEKHKELCLELNCSEDPGGTSSEMFTSPFQTSYCFEKSGDGLEIQNATTIVNGMVTSILENNGTQNQLERFKDATEMGCQPLPFATTLSRVHGAQREEEKRKKQPSNCGKINIFSYGQVKLCSTGFITHVVQNEQTKSTEREHSLKNYIQPGPSSAKETFVNRACHSVETPNIEDRTSILSKELAQLSNKKLCRTNTNFGQENKPTATHKNISISQESSKSYIGYLLSDTSSSSWCIPLSNGNKKIDELIGSSKPIARKKLRLSSQLGSLEKFKRQYGKVKNPLNIEVEENNNFEISTSLSPQTEPDIPWTDQNHLDSSDICKVTSVKHKDPNNSCQTVSHILYSKKFPFSNEEDCLEQQTPCLRQSPITLKELPHFNRKPLCVKQSPKSLASKLSRMKGSERETQAMEMMSHFDELPLSDSRRKDHDLCSGLTLDSCKLFQSEYEKVESGIIPVLDSVTQDNSFNKDSETYSNNNTTGNSLIPETPLVLPCNHSNVVSKDSDVLVASEPQIGSPDSPSRMSVGHVEDSTSDQNGPCFQSEEFIPRTCSVDEESSTCSLDWQQHFDVALGRMVYINKITGLSTFTAPTEDVRATCTKDLTTVAVEIIHENGSQYRCHPFRSDLILPFLPRAREERTVMRQKNRDTVVDEPVGRESLQSLFTEWENPVFARYPEVAVDVSSGQAKSLVVKIHNVLYPYRFTKEMIHSMQVLQQVDNKFIACLMSTKTEENGEAGGNLLVLVDQHAAHERVRLEQLITDSYEKQKPQGSGRKKLLSSIVSPPLEIKVTEEQRRLLRCYHKNLEDLGLEITFPDTSDSLVLVGKVPLCFVEREANELRRGRAPVTKSIVEEFIREQVELLQTTGAIQGTLPLTVQKVLASQACHGAIKFNDGLSPEESCRLIEGLSRCQLPFQCAHGRPSMLPLADIEHLEQERQIKPNLAKLRKMAQAWHLFGKAERCDDARQSLEASMPPCEPP, encoded by the exons ATGATCAAGTGCTTGTCAGTTGAAGTACAAGCCAGATTGCGTTCTGGGTTGGCTATATGCTCCTTAGGCCAGTGTGTTGAGGAGCTTGCCCTCAACAGTATTGATGCTGAAGCAAAATGTGTGGCTGTCAGGGTGAACATGGAAACCTTCCAAGTTCAAGTGATAGACAATGGACTCGGGATGGGGAGTGATGATATAGACAAGGTGGGAAATCGTTATTTCACTAGTAAATGCAACTCTCTACAGGACTTGGAGAATCCCAGGTTTTATGGTTTCCGAGGGGAGGCCTTGGCAAGTATCGCTGACATGGCCAGCGCTGTGGAAATTTCATCCAAGAAAAACAGGACAGGGAAAACTTTTGTGAAACTGTTTCAGAATGGAAAAGCCCTGAAAGCTTGTGAAGCTGACTTGACTAGACCAAGTGCTGGGACAACTGTAACAGTATATAACCTGTTTTATCAGTTACCTGTAAGAAGGAAATGCATGGATCCTAGACTGGAATTTGAGAAGGTTAGGCAGAGAATAGAAGCTCTCTCACTCATGCacccttccatttctttctctttgagaaACGATGTTTCTGGTTCCATGGTTCTTCAGCTCCCCAAAACCAAAGACGTATGTTCCCGATTTTGTCAAATTTATGGACTGGGTAAGTCccaaaaattaagagaaataaaatttaaatataaggaCTTTGAGCTTAGTGGCTATATCAGCTCTGAAGGACATTATAATAAGAATATGCAATTTTTGTTTGTGAACAAAAGACTAATTTTAAGGACAAAGCTGCATAAATTCATTGACTTTTTACTGAGGAAAGAAAGTATTATTTGCAAGCCAAAGAATGGCTCTGCTACTAGACAAATGAATTCAAGTCCTCGGCATCGGTCTAATCCAGAACTCCACGGGATATATGTAATCAATGTGCAGTGCCAGTTCTGTGAATATGATGTGTGCATGGAGCCAGCAAAAACGCTGATGGAATTTCAGAACTGGGATACTGTTTTGGTTTGCATTCAGGAAGGagtgaaaatgtttttaaagaaagaaaaattatttgtggAATTATCAGGTGAGGACATTAAAGAATTTAGTGAAGATAatgattttagtttatttagtgcTACTCTTCAGAAGCATGTGCCCTCTGATGAGAAGGGTGACCAGGCCAGTTTCCGAGAAGCATGTAATACTATTTTGGATTCCTATGAAATGTTTAATTGTCAATCAAAACCTGTGAAAAGAAAAGCTGCTATAGAAAACATGAGAAACACACAGAATTCTAGAGATTCAGAAGATACCAGAAAAGAGACAGATGATTCATTTTTGTGCGTTTATGAATCAGATGGCCCAGGCCATAGTAAAGTGATGGAGTCATCTTTACAAATCAAAGAAAGCTCTTGCTCAGAATCAAGGATCTTGGAACAACAGACAGCTGAAGTATCAGAatcaggagaaaatgaaaaacataaagaacTTTGCTTAGAACTTAACTGTTCAGAAGATCCCGGTGGAACCAGTTCAGAAATGTTTACAAGCCCTTTTCAGACATCATACTGCTTTGAGAAGAGTGGGGATGGTCTAGAAATACAGAATGCAACTACTATTGTTAATGGCATGGTTACCAGTATCCTGGAAAATAATGGAACCCAGAATCAACTAGAGAGATTTAAAGATGCTACCGAAATGGGATGCCAACCTCTGCCTTTTGCGACAACATTATCGAGAGTACATGGTgctcagagggaggaagagaaaaggaaaaaacaacctagtaattgtggaaaaataaacatttttagttATGGACAAGTTAAGTTATGTTCCACTGGCTTTATAACTCATGTGGTACAAAATGAGCAAACTAAATCAACTGAAAGAGAACATTCGCTTAAAAACTATATTCAACCTGGTCCTTCGAGTGCCAAAGAAACATTTGTAAATAGAGCATGCCATTCAGTTGAGACTCCAAACATCGAAGACAGAACTAGCATTTTAAGTAAAGAATTGGCTCAACTGTCTAACAAAAAGTTATGCAGAACAAATACAAATTTTGGGCAAGAGAACAAACCTACAGCaactcataaaaatatttctatttctcagGAAAGTAGTAAATCATACATAGGTTACTTATTATCTGACACATCCTCTTCCTCTTGGTGTATACCTCTTTCAAATGGTAATAAGAAAATAGACGAATTAATTGGTTCCTCCAAACCCATAGCCCGCAAGAAGCTAAGATTAAGTTCACAACTAGGATCTTTAGAGAAGTTTAAGAGGCAATATGGGAAGGTTAAAAATCCTCTGAATAtagaagtagaagaaaataataattttgagatCTCTACCAGTCTCAGTCCTCAAACTGAACCTGACATTCCATGGACAGACCAGAATCACTTGGACAGCTCAGACATTTGTAAAGTCACTAGTGTGAAACATAAAGACCCAAATAATAGTTGTCAAACAGTAAGTCACATCCTTTACTCAAAGAAGTTTCCATTCTCCAATGAAGAAGATTGTTTGGAACAACAGACGCCTTGCTTAAGACAAAGTCCTATAACTCTAAAGGAGTTACCTCATTTTAACAGAAAACCTTTGTGTGTCAAGCAGTCTCCTAAATCTTTAGCCTCTAAATTATCCAGAATGAAAGGTTCGGAAAGAGAGACTCAAGCAATGGAAATGATGAGTCACTTTGATGAACTTCCACTATCAGATTCCAGGAGGAAAGACCATGACTTGTGCAGCGGGTTAACCTTAGATTCTTGTAAGTTATTTCAAAGTGAGTATGAAAAAGTAGAGAGTGGCATCATTCCAGTGTTGGACTCTGTCACACAGGATAATTCCTTCAATAAGGATAGTGAAACATACTCTAACAACAACACAACTGGGAACTCTTTGATACCAGAAACTCCTTTGGTGTTACCCTGTAATCATTCTAATGTTGTCAGTAAAGATTCAGATGTTCTTGTGGCTTCAGAACCACAGATAGGAAGTCCTGACTCTCCCAGTAGAATGTCAGTGGGTCACGTGGAAGATTCCACCTCTGACCAAAATGGACCGTGTTTTCAGAGTGAAGAGTTTATACCAAGAACTTGTTCTGTAGATGAAGAGTCAAGCACATGTTCTTTGGATTGGCAGCAGCATTTTGATGTGGCCCTGGGAAGAATGGTTTACATCAACAAAATAACTGGACTCAGCACATTCACTGCTCCCACTGAGGACGTTCGGGCTACTTGTACTAAAGACCTAACAACTGTAGCTGTGGAGATCATACATGAGAATG GATCTCAGTACAGGTGTCATCCTTTTAGAAGCGAcctcattcttcctttccttccaagagCTCGGGAAGAGAGGACTGTGATGAGACAGAAGAACAGAG ATACTGTGGTGGATGAGCCTGTTGGTAGAGAATCACTTCAGTCTCTGttcacagaatgggaaaatcCAGTATTTGCTCGTTATCCAGAG GTTGCTGTTGATGTAAGCAGTGGCCAGGCCAAAAGCTTGGTGGTTAAAATTCACAACGTCTTATATCCTTATCGTTTCACCAAAGAAATGATTCATTCAATGCAG GTTCTCCAGCAAGTGGATAACAAGTTTATTGCCTGTTTAATGAGCACCAAGACTGAAGAGAATGGCGAAGCAG GTGGAAACCTGCTGGTCCTAGTGGATCAGCATGCTGCCCATGAGCGTGTCCGTTTAGAGCAGCTGATTACGG ATTCCTATGAGAAGCAAAAGCCACAGGGCTCTGGTCGGAAAAAATTACTGTCTTCCATTGTAAGTCCTCCACTAGAGATAAAAGTGACAGAGGAACAAAGGAGACTCTTACG GTGTTACCACAAAAATCTGGAAGACCTGGGCCTTGAAATTACATTTCCAGACACCAGTGATTCTCTGGTCCTTGTAGGAAAAGTGCCACTCTGTTTTGTAGAAAGAGAAGCCAATGAACTTCGAAGAGGAAGAGCCCCTGTGACCAAGAGTATCGTGGAG GAATTTATTCGAGAACAAGTAGAG CTACTTCAGACCACAGGAGCCATCCAAGGGACTTTGCCACTAACTGTCCAGAAGGTGTTGGCATCCCAAGCCTGCCACG GGGCCATTAAGTTTAATGATGGGCTGAGCCCAGAGGAGAGCTGTCGCCTTATTGAAGGCCTGTCCCGGTGCCAGCTGCCATTCCAGTGTGCTCATGGGAGGCCTTCTATGCTGCCCCTGGCTGACATAGAGCACTTGGAACAGGAAAGACAG ATTAAACCCAATCTCGCTAAACTTCGCAAAATGGCCCAGGCCTGGCACCTCTTTGGAAAAGCAGAAAGATGTGATGATGCAAGGCAAAGCCTGGAGGCATCCATGCCTCCTTGTGAGCCACCGTGA